A stretch of the Bradyrhizobium sp. CCBAU 53351 genome encodes the following:
- a CDS encoding DUF1993 family protein gives MSFYDAVVPAYLQMLNSVTGLLTKAEAHCAAKKIDPSVLLGSRLFPDMLPLSKQVQLVSDFAAKGCARLTHSEVPSTPDTETSFAELKQRLAKTIDYVKSFKPEQFEGAETKDVTFPAGPDKSITMKGQQFLSAFSLPNFYFHATTTHAILRHNGVEIGKRDFMGAN, from the coding sequence ATGTCCTTCTACGACGCGGTCGTCCCTGCCTATTTGCAAATGCTGAACAGCGTGACCGGGCTGCTTACCAAAGCCGAGGCGCATTGTGCGGCCAAGAAGATCGATCCCAGCGTCCTGCTCGGCTCGCGCTTGTTTCCGGATATGCTGCCGCTGTCGAAGCAGGTCCAGCTCGTCAGCGATTTCGCCGCCAAGGGCTGTGCCCGCCTGACGCATAGCGAGGTCCCCTCGACGCCCGACACCGAGACGAGCTTCGCGGAGTTGAAGCAGCGGCTGGCGAAGACCATCGACTACGTGAAGTCATTCAAGCCGGAGCAATTCGAGGGCGCCGAGACCAAGGACGTCACCTTCCCGGCCGGCCCGGACAAATCCATCACCATGAAGGGCCAGCAATTCCTGAGCGCCTTCTCGCTGCCGAATTTCTATTTTCACGCCACGACGACCCACGCAATCTTGCGCCACAACGGCGTCGAAATCGGCAAGCGCGATTTCATGGGCGCGAACTGA
- a CDS encoding lytic murein transglycosylase: MLQIRFAIAAAALLACPASASAQLAPPPARPVAPRASVPSPRAASCHNGASFDRFLADVKSQAVAAGVSQRTIAEASPYLIYDQGIVNRDRGQRVFGQLFTEFAGRMAAPYRMQNGQQHIKQHAGAFARAEKEYGVPPAVIAAFWGLESDFGANMGNLPTLKSLVSLAYDCRRSEMFVGETIAALKIIDRGDLHPDEMIGSWAGELGQTQFLPVHYANYAVDYDGDGRRDLLRSPADVIGSTANYIANGLKWRRGEPWLEEIKVPPNLPWDKTDLTVKEPRSTWAQLGVTYPDGRPLPNDNLPASVLLPMGRFGPAFMAYANFAAYTEWNNSLIYSTTAGYLASRIAGAAPMRKPAQPVPQLPFNELKELQQLLVRAGFNVGKVDGVMGQQSRAAVKAMQIKFGLPADSWPTAELLARLRGSTAQAQPAGVVR; this comes from the coding sequence ATGCTCCAGATCCGATTTGCGATTGCGGCCGCCGCGCTCCTCGCATGCCCCGCCAGCGCCTCCGCCCAGCTCGCGCCGCCGCCCGCCAGGCCTGTCGCGCCAAGAGCCTCCGTGCCCTCGCCGCGCGCGGCTTCTTGTCATAATGGCGCGAGCTTCGATCGCTTCCTGGCCGACGTGAAGAGCCAAGCGGTGGCGGCCGGCGTGTCGCAGCGGACGATCGCGGAGGCCTCGCCTTATCTCATCTACGACCAGGGCATCGTCAACCGCGACCGCGGCCAGCGCGTGTTCGGCCAGCTCTTCACTGAATTCGCCGGACGCATGGCCGCGCCCTATCGCATGCAGAACGGCCAGCAGCACATCAAGCAACATGCGGGCGCGTTCGCGCGCGCCGAGAAGGAATATGGCGTACCGCCGGCGGTGATCGCCGCATTCTGGGGGCTGGAAAGCGACTTCGGCGCGAACATGGGCAATCTGCCGACGCTGAAATCGCTGGTGTCGCTCGCCTATGACTGCCGCCGCTCCGAGATGTTCGTGGGCGAGACCATCGCCGCGCTGAAGATCATCGACCGCGGCGATCTGCATCCCGACGAGATGATCGGCTCCTGGGCCGGCGAGCTCGGGCAGACCCAGTTCCTGCCGGTGCATTACGCCAACTACGCCGTCGACTATGACGGCGACGGGCGTCGCGACCTGTTGCGCTCGCCGGCCGACGTGATCGGCTCAACCGCAAATTACATCGCCAACGGCTTGAAGTGGCGGCGCGGCGAACCCTGGCTTGAGGAGATCAAGGTGCCGCCAAACCTGCCGTGGGACAAGACCGATCTCACGGTGAAGGAGCCGCGCTCGACCTGGGCGCAACTCGGCGTCACCTATCCCGACGGCCGTCCCCTGCCGAACGACAATCTGCCGGCGTCCGTGCTGCTGCCGATGGGACGCTTTGGGCCGGCTTTCATGGCCTATGCGAATTTCGCGGCCTACACCGAGTGGAATAACTCGCTGATCTATTCGACCACGGCGGGCTATCTCGCCTCACGCATTGCGGGTGCAGCTCCCATGCGCAAGCCGGCCCAACCGGTCCCGCAGCTGCCGTTCAACGAGCTCAAGGAATTGCAGCAGCTCCTGGTGCGTGCCGGCTTCAATGTCGGCAAGGTCGACGGCGTGATGGGCCAGCAGAGCCGCGCCGCCGTGAAGGCGATGCAGATCAAGTTCGGCCTGCCCGCGGATTCCTGGCCGACCGCCGAGCTGCTGGCACGGCTGCGCGGCAGCACGGCGCAGGCGCAGCCGGCGGGCGTGGTGCGATAG
- a CDS encoding glycosyltransferase has protein sequence MAALTPGLITLGAFMAIVPLLRRDSTKARSLLAIVSLVFLLRYLHWRVTATLPPPHLTADAVIGYPFMLLEVASLVAVTLSLFFLSRTVDRTGSSRIDGRATDPAAPLIDVFICTYNEERSILERTIIGATGMEYGNYRVWVLDDGRRPWLRRLSGELNCHYLTRRDNHHAKAGNINHALRHVGTLSERPDFIAILDADFVPRPDFLARTVSLMDDASVGVVQTPQHFINPDPIQTNLAATDVWPDEQRFFFDILMPAKDAWGVAFCCGTSSLIRYDGLVQIGGFPTESVTEDYLVTLRLKEFGLTTVYLNERLTIGLAPEGLKEYITQRARWCLGFMQIVRGRSGPLSQGSKLSFIDRLSLVDAFMSWSAVYVSKVAGLVVPWLFLLFGIKAVQANLTELLRFFLPFYVWHGLTMAWLSRGRSLAMMTDVSQLIAAPAVLKAVATGLTKPKGHKFRVTAKGGDRDRRFVEWPLLRLYGCALLITLAAIAYAFILHLRGENIAYGGLALAWSLYNALILTVVCFVCIEQPRKRKAERFDRNEAILLRQAGKSHLARLADISITGARLIDPDPPLPGSTIECKIYGRSIAAVVVRRTTDGFAVRFEEGMDTRVHAIRAFYAGEYVRAYRGVRALPVGKALLMRLFG, from the coding sequence ATGGCGGCGCTGACACCCGGCCTGATCACGCTCGGCGCCTTCATGGCTATCGTGCCGCTGTTGCGGCGCGACAGCACGAAGGCGCGCTCGTTGCTGGCCATCGTGTCACTCGTTTTCCTGCTCCGCTATCTCCATTGGCGCGTCACGGCAACTCTTCCGCCGCCGCATCTGACGGCCGATGCGGTAATCGGCTATCCCTTCATGCTGCTGGAAGTGGCCTCGCTCGTCGCGGTCACGCTGTCGCTGTTCTTCCTGAGCCGAACGGTCGACCGTACCGGATCGTCCAGGATCGACGGCCGCGCCACCGATCCCGCCGCGCCGCTGATCGACGTTTTCATCTGCACCTACAACGAGGAGCGATCGATCCTGGAGCGCACGATCATCGGCGCGACCGGAATGGAGTACGGCAATTACCGGGTCTGGGTGCTCGACGACGGCCGCCGGCCGTGGCTGCGGCGCCTGTCGGGCGAGCTCAACTGTCACTATCTCACGCGCCGCGACAACCATCACGCCAAGGCCGGCAACATCAACCATGCCCTCAGGCATGTCGGCACACTATCGGAGCGGCCTGACTTCATCGCCATCCTCGACGCCGACTTCGTGCCGCGGCCCGACTTCCTCGCGCGAACCGTCTCGCTGATGGACGATGCCTCGGTGGGCGTGGTGCAGACACCGCAGCACTTCATCAATCCCGATCCAATCCAGACCAACCTTGCCGCAACCGACGTCTGGCCGGACGAGCAGCGGTTCTTCTTCGACATCCTGATGCCGGCAAAGGACGCCTGGGGTGTCGCCTTCTGCTGCGGCACCTCATCGCTCATTCGATACGACGGACTGGTGCAGATCGGCGGCTTTCCAACCGAGTCCGTGACGGAAGACTATCTCGTGACGTTGCGCCTGAAGGAATTCGGCCTCACCACGGTGTATCTCAACGAGCGGCTGACGATCGGACTCGCGCCGGAGGGGCTGAAGGAATACATCACCCAGCGCGCGCGCTGGTGCCTTGGCTTCATGCAGATCGTCCGCGGCCGCAGCGGACCGCTCTCGCAGGGGTCTAAACTCTCCTTCATCGACCGACTGTCCCTTGTGGACGCCTTCATGAGCTGGTCGGCAGTCTACGTTTCGAAGGTGGCCGGGCTCGTGGTGCCATGGCTGTTCCTGCTGTTCGGCATCAAGGCCGTGCAGGCGAACCTCACCGAACTGCTACGCTTCTTCCTGCCGTTCTACGTCTGGCACGGTCTCACCATGGCCTGGCTGTCGCGCGGCCGTTCGCTCGCCATGATGACGGACGTGTCGCAACTCATCGCCGCGCCCGCGGTGCTCAAGGCCGTCGCCACCGGTCTGACGAAGCCGAAAGGGCATAAATTCAGGGTGACCGCGAAGGGCGGCGACCGCGACAGGCGATTTGTCGAATGGCCGCTGCTGCGGCTCTATGGCTGCGCCCTTCTCATCACGCTCGCCGCCATCGCCTATGCCTTCATCCTGCACCTTCGCGGCGAGAACATCGCCTATGGCGGACTGGCGCTGGCCTGGAGCCTCTACAACGCGCTCATCCTCACCGTGGTCTGCTTCGTCTGCATCGAGCAACCGCGCAAGCGCAAGGCGGAGCGCTTCGATCGCAACGAAGCCATCCTCCTGCGTCAGGCCGGCAAGTCGCATCTGGCGCGGCTCGCCGACATCTCCATCACCGGCGCCCGGCTGATCGATCCCGATCCGCCGCTCCCCGGCAGCACGATCGAATGCAAGATCTACGGCCGCTCGATCGCGGCCGTCGTGGTCCGACGCACCACGGATGGATTTGCCGTGCGGTTTGAGGAGGGGATGGACACGCGCGTGCATGCGATCAGAGCGTTTTATGCCGGCGAATATGTCCGCGCGTATCGGGGCGTCAGGGCACTTCCGGTCGGGAAGGCGCTGCTGATGCGGCTGTTCGGCTAA
- a CDS encoding HlyD family secretion protein yields the protein MMDRSPASVDPASASSPHDTRTDAKGLQEALYEQMFANDEPGRAPEAPIAPDAPRRWSRLRRSTKIVIGLAIIAIFGWLPLRALWENSSVEAVLNSRLVTLRTPIGGRVSAVRHVTDQARLDAGTVVLRVVNSRGDRTRLDDLRRQKARLENERPSLAAKLALAQAAQKDLARQAAQFREGRVLQLEARIAEIQTSIEAAAARRDEASAAVERASSLAKSGNVSTVELARLTRELSVSQQTELGARKRLDAAKVELAAAQNGSFLGDSYNDRPSSVQREEEMRQRAGDLEADLVRGDTEIAWLGNEIIVEEVRFADLSEANITTPVAGRVWEMMTSPGEDVQAGQPLLKVLDCSGAVITANVTESVYNRLQLGDRATFEPNDGGDAISGAVVNLTGAAGAPANLAINPDALSKEPYRVTVALGDIAARTCTVGRTGRVVFARHEPAS from the coding sequence ATGATGGACCGCTCGCCCGCTTCCGTCGATCCCGCATCCGCTTCCTCTCCTCACGACACCAGGACCGACGCGAAGGGATTGCAGGAAGCGCTGTACGAGCAGATGTTCGCCAACGACGAGCCCGGCCGCGCACCCGAAGCGCCGATCGCGCCGGACGCGCCGCGTCGCTGGTCCCGCCTGCGGCGGAGCACCAAGATCGTCATCGGACTTGCCATCATCGCGATTTTCGGCTGGCTGCCGCTGCGCGCGTTGTGGGAGAATTCGAGCGTCGAGGCGGTGCTGAATTCGCGCCTCGTCACCCTGCGCACGCCGATTGGCGGGCGCGTATCGGCCGTCCGGCACGTCACCGATCAGGCCAGGCTCGATGCCGGAACCGTGGTCCTGCGCGTCGTGAACTCGCGCGGCGACCGCACCCGGCTCGACGATCTCCGGCGGCAGAAAGCGCGCCTCGAGAACGAGCGGCCGAGCCTTGCCGCAAAACTTGCCTTGGCTCAGGCCGCGCAAAAGGATCTGGCGCGGCAGGCCGCGCAATTCCGCGAGGGACGCGTGCTGCAGCTCGAGGCCCGTATCGCGGAGATCCAGACCTCGATCGAAGCAGCGGCCGCGCGGCGGGACGAGGCCAGCGCCGCGGTGGAACGTGCCTCCTCGCTGGCGAAATCCGGCAATGTCTCGACCGTCGAGCTGGCCCGCCTGACACGCGAGCTCTCGGTGTCGCAGCAGACCGAGCTCGGCGCGCGCAAGCGGCTGGATGCCGCCAAGGTCGAGCTTGCCGCCGCACAGAATGGCTCGTTCCTCGGCGACAGCTACAACGACCGGCCCAGCTCGGTGCAACGCGAGGAGGAGATGCGTCAGCGCGCCGGCGACCTCGAGGCCGATCTTGTCCGCGGCGACACCGAGATCGCCTGGCTCGGCAACGAGATCATCGTCGAGGAGGTTCGCTTCGCCGATCTCTCCGAGGCCAACATCACGACACCCGTCGCGGGCCGCGTCTGGGAGATGATGACCTCACCCGGTGAGGACGTGCAGGCCGGCCAGCCCCTGCTCAAGGTGCTCGATTGCAGCGGCGCCGTCATCACCGCCAACGTCACCGAAAGCGTCTACAACCGCTTGCAGCTCGGCGACCGCGCGACGTTCGAGCCGAACGACGGCGGCGACGCGATCTCCGGTGCCGTCGTCAATCTGACCGGTGCCGCCGGCGCGCCCGCCAACCTCGCCATCAATCCCGACGCGCTGAGCAAGGAGCCCTATCGCGTGACCGTCGCGCTGGGCGATATCGCCGCGCGCACCTGCACCGTCGGTCGCACCGGACGCGTCGTGTTTGCAAGGCATGAGCCCGCGTCGTGA
- the htpX gene encoding zinc metalloprotease HtpX has translation MNYLRTAMLLAGLTALFMGVGYLIGGASGAMIALVIAAATNLFTYWNSDRMVLSMYGAHEVDRSTAPELVGLVAELAGRAGLPMPRVFLMDEVQPNAFATGRNPENAAVAVTTGLMRQLSREELAGVIAHELAHIKNHDTLLMTITATIAGAISMLAQFGMFFGGNRENNNGLGIVGSILMMILAPLGAMLVQMAISRTREYAADNLGARIAGQPMWLASALVKIEGAAHQVPNYEAERNPATAHMFIINPLSGHGVDNLFATHPSTQNRIAALQQLAAELGTRAAPSVGANENYPPAGPWGRSSSRGPSRGPSRGPWG, from the coding sequence ATGAACTATCTTCGTACCGCAATGCTGCTTGCAGGCCTGACTGCCCTGTTCATGGGCGTCGGCTATCTGATCGGCGGTGCCTCGGGCGCCATGATCGCGCTCGTCATTGCTGCGGCGACCAATCTCTTCACCTACTGGAACTCCGACCGCATGGTGCTCTCGATGTACGGCGCCCATGAGGTCGACCGTTCGACTGCGCCGGAGCTGGTCGGGCTCGTCGCCGAGCTCGCCGGCCGCGCCGGCTTGCCGATGCCGCGCGTGTTCCTGATGGACGAGGTGCAGCCCAACGCCTTCGCGACCGGGCGAAACCCGGAGAATGCCGCGGTCGCCGTCACCACGGGCCTGATGCGCCAACTCAGCCGCGAGGAGCTCGCCGGCGTGATCGCGCACGAGCTCGCCCATATCAAAAATCACGACACGCTGTTGATGACGATCACTGCGACCATCGCCGGCGCGATCTCCATGCTGGCGCAGTTCGGCATGTTCTTCGGCGGCAATCGCGAGAACAACAATGGTCTCGGCATCGTCGGCTCGATCCTGATGATGATCCTCGCTCCGCTCGGCGCCATGCTGGTGCAGATGGCGATCAGCCGCACGCGCGAATACGCCGCGGATAATCTCGGTGCGCGCATCGCGGGACAACCGATGTGGCTGGCCTCCGCGCTGGTCAAGATCGAGGGTGCCGCGCATCAGGTGCCGAATTACGAGGCCGAGCGAAACCCCGCGACCGCGCACATGTTCATCATCAACCCGCTGTCGGGCCATGGCGTGGACAATCTGTTCGCCACCCATCCCTCGACGCAGAACCGCATCGCCGCGCTCCAGCAGCTGGCGGCCGAGCTCGGCACGCGGGCGGCGCCGTCGGTCGGTGCCAACGAGAACTATCCGCCGGCGGGACCGTGGGGGCGCTCGTCGTCGCGAGGTCCGTCGCGTGGCCCCTCACGTGGTCCTTGGGGCTGA
- a CDS encoding tetratricopeptide repeat protein, with the protein MTRFAIPLLIVLCVLLGLSTHMVVNCGDEDDPDICSAVIGFSPLRGSLIAFAYEGRGRIALRHGDFRRAIADFDEAIHLNPNRAALYRDRALARRQNGDLELAIADYDEAIAHDPKLAAPYHQRGLALAATGDLDRAILSYNTAVRLDPSNAEARLDRGLAFLARGQADDARADFEAALALPSGKDGRAREAARAKLAELASAEPAQASVPRR; encoded by the coding sequence ATGACCAGGTTTGCCATACCATTGCTGATCGTCCTTTGCGTGCTCTTGGGCCTGTCCACGCACATGGTCGTCAATTGCGGCGATGAGGACGATCCCGACATCTGTTCGGCGGTGATCGGCTTCTCGCCGCTGCGCGGCTCGCTGATCGCCTTTGCCTATGAAGGGCGCGGACGGATCGCGCTGCGCCATGGCGACTTCAGGCGGGCGATCGCCGATTTCGACGAGGCGATTCACCTCAATCCCAACCGCGCTGCGCTCTATCGCGACCGCGCGCTCGCGCGCCGCCAGAACGGCGACCTCGAGCTCGCCATCGCCGATTATGACGAGGCGATCGCGCATGATCCCAAGCTCGCTGCGCCCTATCACCAGCGCGGCCTCGCGCTCGCCGCCACTGGCGATCTCGATCGCGCCATCCTGAGCTACAACACGGCGGTCCGCCTCGATCCCAGCAATGCCGAGGCCCGCCTCGACCGAGGCCTCGCGTTCCTCGCCCGCGGCCAGGCCGACGACGCGCGCGCCGATTTCGAGGCGGCGCTGGCGCTGCCATCAGGCAAGGACGGCCGCGCGCGCGAAGCCGCCCGCGCCAAGCTCGCCGAACTCGCGAGCGCCGAGCCGGCGCAGGCGTCCGTGCCGAGGCGATAA
- a CDS encoding antibiotic biosynthesis monooxygenase: MYAAIRQAKAKSGSAEELARRIKDGAVPIISDVDGFRAYYVVYAGDDTVTAISIFDKFEQAEEANRRAIAWIEKDLGPLLAGHASAAAGPVIVHTLA; the protein is encoded by the coding sequence ATGTATGCCGCCATCCGTCAGGCCAAGGCGAAAAGCGGGAGTGCGGAAGAGCTGGCGCGCCGCATCAAGGACGGCGCCGTTCCGATCATCAGCGACGTCGACGGCTTCCGCGCCTATTACGTCGTCTATGCCGGCGACGACACGGTCACCGCGATCTCGATCTTCGACAAGTTCGAGCAGGCCGAGGAAGCGAACCGGCGCGCGATCGCCTGGATCGAAAAGGATCTCGGCCCGCTGCTCGCCGGGCATGCGAGCGCCGCCGCGGGCCCCGTGATCGTGCATACGCTGGCGTGA
- a CDS encoding short-chain fatty acyl-CoA regulator family protein yields the protein MPASSGKKLFVGPRFRRIRQQLGLSQTQIAEGLGISPSYVNLIERNQRPVTAQILLRLAETYDLDLRDLATADEDRFFAELNEIFSDPLFRQIDVPKQELRDLAELCPGVTHALQRLYAAYTEARQGETLAAAQMADRDVGTRYEANPVERVRELIEANRNYFPELEQAAETLRDELNVPAEGLYAALAARLREKHSIQTRVMPVDVMRETLRRFDRHRRQLLISELVDPPGRAFQLAFQLGLGECAQALESIIGRAGPLDDAPRRLFRITLGNYFAAAVMMPYPAFLAAAEALNYDIHVLAQRFNSGFEQVCHRLTTLQRPNARGIPFFLLRVDNAGNVSKRFSSGTFPFSKFGGTCPLWNVHSTFDTPDRLLKQVIELSDGTRYFSIAQMVRRPVAPHPLPQPRFAIGLGCEIRHAARLTYAAGMDLEKTEGTPIGVNCRLCERENCAQRAEPPITRTLILDETTRRVSSFAFSNAREL from the coding sequence ATGCCCGCCAGTTCCGGCAAGAAACTCTTCGTCGGCCCGCGCTTCCGGAGAATCCGGCAGCAATTGGGGCTGTCGCAGACCCAGATTGCCGAGGGGCTCGGGATCTCGCCGAGCTATGTCAATTTGATCGAGCGAAACCAGCGCCCGGTGACCGCGCAGATATTGCTGCGGCTGGCCGAGACCTATGACCTCGATCTGCGCGACCTCGCCACCGCCGACGAAGACCGCTTCTTCGCCGAGCTCAACGAGATCTTCTCCGATCCCCTGTTCCGCCAGATCGACGTGCCCAAGCAGGAGCTGCGCGACCTCGCCGAGCTCTGCCCCGGCGTCACCCATGCGCTGCAGCGGCTCTATGCGGCCTATACCGAGGCCCGCCAGGGCGAGACGCTGGCCGCAGCGCAAATGGCCGACCGCGACGTCGGCACGCGCTACGAAGCCAACCCGGTCGAGCGGGTGCGCGAGCTGATCGAGGCCAACCGCAACTATTTTCCGGAGCTGGAGCAGGCCGCCGAGACGTTGCGGGATGAGCTGAACGTGCCGGCCGAAGGACTCTATGCGGCGCTGGCCGCCCGGCTGCGGGAAAAGCATTCGATCCAGACCCGCGTCATGCCGGTCGACGTGATGCGCGAGACGCTGCGGCGTTTCGATCGCCACCGCCGCCAGCTCCTGATCTCCGAGCTGGTCGACCCGCCCGGCCGCGCCTTCCAGCTCGCCTTCCAGCTTGGCTTAGGGGAATGCGCGCAAGCCCTGGAGAGCATCATCGGCCGTGCCGGACCGCTCGACGACGCGCCGCGCCGCCTGTTCCGCATCACGCTCGGCAATTACTTTGCGGCGGCGGTGATGATGCCCTATCCGGCGTTCCTCGCCGCCGCCGAAGCGCTGAACTACGACATCCACGTGCTGGCGCAGCGCTTCAATTCCGGCTTCGAGCAGGTCTGCCACCGGCTCACGACTTTGCAGCGGCCGAACGCGCGCGGCATCCCGTTCTTCCTGCTGCGCGTCGACAATGCCGGCAACGTCTCCAAGCGCTTCTCGTCAGGCACCTTCCCGTTCTCGAAGTTCGGCGGCACCTGTCCCCTGTGGAACGTGCATTCGACCTTCGACACGCCCGACCGCCTGCTCAAGCAGGTGATCGAGCTGTCCGACGGCACGCGCTATTTCTCGATCGCGCAGATGGTGCGCCGCCCGGTCGCGCCGCACCCGCTGCCGCAACCGCGCTTCGCCATCGGCCTCGGCTGCGAGATCCGCCATGCCGCGCGCCTCACCTATGCCGCCGGCATGGACCTGGAGAAGACCGAGGGCACGCCGATCGGCGTCAATTGCCGTCTCTGCGAGCGCGAAAACTGCGCCCAGCGCGCCGAGCCGCCGATCACGCGCACGCTGATTCTGGATGAGACGACGCGAAGGGTGTCGAGTTTTGCGTTCTCGAATGCTCGGGAGTTGTGA
- a CDS encoding isocitrate lyase: protein MNYQPRGISTLQGPSSYQDEVKAAQALLETQPTWNGVSAEAVARMRLQNRFKTGLDVARYTAALMRADMAAYDKDPTKYTQSLGCWHGFIAQQKLISVKKHFGGKTDRTYLYLSGWMIAALRSEFGPLPDQSMHEKTSVPALIEELYTFLRQADSRELNDIFRLLDKARKEGDTTREKELIAKIDNFQTHVVPVIADIDAGFGNAEATYLLAKKMIEAGACALQIENQVSDEKQCGHQDGKVTVPHEVFLAKIRACRHAFLELGVEDGIVVTRTDSLGAGLTQQIAVSHKPGDLGDQYNSFLDCEEITAENARNGDVIINRDGKMMRPKRLPSNLYQFRPGTGADRCVLDCITSLQNGADLLWIETEKPHIEQIASMVDRIRKVVPNAKLAYNNSPSFNWTLNFRWQVYDAMKEAGQDVSKYNRAELMKAEYDDTPLGKEADERIRTFQADSAKRAGIFHHLITLPTYHTAALSTDNLAREYFGEQGMLGYVKNVQRAEIRQGIACVKHQNMAGSDIGDDHKEYFAGEAALKAGGAHNTMNQFG from the coding sequence ATGAACTATCAGCCGCGCGGCATCAGCACCCTCCAGGGCCCGTCCTCGTATCAGGACGAGGTCAAGGCGGCTCAGGCGCTCCTCGAGACCCAGCCCACCTGGAACGGCGTGTCGGCCGAGGCCGTCGCCCGCATGCGCCTGCAGAACCGCTTCAAGACCGGCCTCGACGTCGCCCGCTACACCGCGGCGCTGATGCGGGCCGACATGGCGGCCTATGACAAGGACCCCACCAAGTACACCCAGTCGCTGGGCTGCTGGCACGGCTTCATCGCCCAGCAGAAGCTGATCTCGGTCAAGAAGCACTTCGGCGGCAAGACCGATCGCACCTATCTGTACCTCTCCGGCTGGATGATCGCGGCGCTGCGCTCCGAGTTCGGTCCGCTGCCCGACCAGTCGATGCACGAGAAGACCTCGGTGCCGGCGCTGATCGAGGAGCTCTACACCTTCCTGCGTCAGGCGGACTCCCGTGAGCTCAACGACATCTTCCGCCTGCTCGACAAGGCGCGCAAGGAAGGTGACACGACCCGTGAGAAGGAGCTGATCGCGAAGATCGACAACTTCCAGACCCACGTCGTGCCCGTCATCGCCGACATCGATGCCGGCTTCGGCAATGCGGAAGCGACCTATCTGCTCGCCAAGAAGATGATCGAGGCGGGCGCCTGCGCGCTGCAGATCGAGAACCAGGTCTCGGACGAGAAGCAGTGCGGCCATCAGGACGGCAAGGTCACCGTGCCGCACGAGGTCTTCCTGGCGAAGATCCGCGCCTGCCGCCATGCCTTCCTCGAGCTCGGCGTCGAAGACGGCATCGTCGTGACCCGCACCGACTCGCTCGGCGCCGGCCTGACGCAGCAGATCGCCGTCAGCCACAAGCCCGGCGACCTCGGCGACCAGTACAACAGCTTCCTCGATTGCGAGGAGATCACTGCGGAGAACGCTCGCAACGGCGACGTCATCATCAACCGCGACGGCAAGATGATGCGTCCGAAGCGCCTGCCTTCGAACCTCTACCAGTTCCGTCCCGGCACCGGTGCGGACCGCTGCGTGCTCGACTGCATCACCTCGCTGCAGAACGGCGCCGACCTGCTCTGGATCGAGACCGAGAAGCCGCATATCGAGCAGATCGCCAGCATGGTCGATCGCATCCGCAAGGTGGTGCCGAATGCCAAGCTCGCCTACAACAACTCGCCGTCGTTCAACTGGACGCTCAACTTCCGTTGGCAGGTCTACGACGCGATGAAGGAAGCGGGCCAGGACGTCAGCAAGTACAACCGTGCCGAGCTGATGAAGGCGGAGTACGACGATACGCCGCTGGGCAAGGAAGCTGACGAGCGCATCCGTACCTTCCAGGCGGATTCGGCCAAGCGCGCCGGCATCTTCCACCACCTGATCACGTTGCCGACCTACCACACGGCGGCGCTCTCGACCGACAATCTCGCTCGCGAGTATTTCGGCGAGCAGGGCATGCTGGGCTACGTCAAGAACGTCCAGCGCGCCGAGATCCGTCAGGGCATCGCCTGCGTGAAGCACCAGAACATGGCCGGCTCTGACATCGGCGACGACCACAAGGAGTACTTCGCCGGCGAGGCTGCCCTGAAGGCGGGCGGCGCCCACAACACGATGAACCAGTTCGGCTAA